A window of Chitinophagales bacterium contains these coding sequences:
- a CDS encoding peptidoglycan DD-metalloendopeptidase family protein, producing the protein MQKKIFIGVWMLLLTVSAVAQVEKEKIEKEKQEIQNEIKEIEGMYNKVQGQTRQSINQLGLIKRKLDLQNRVLGTISREIKFINDDLYLSNIEIYRLQKQLDTLKEQYAKSIVYTYKNRGTFNFLNFIFSANGFADALKRIAYLRSYRTYRQQQVENIQETQRKIEQRKEEMIGKKNEKNKVLDAQADEAKKLEGTKREQSLVVNQLKSKQKDIEKELTAKRKRFRDLQNQIDAIVRRAKDEAIREAKRKAAEEAANKPADKPKTGNADVGAVNNKPTTAPAKTNYLDLTEADVALNDNFELNKGKLPWPVVGDVKLKFGRYEYYLSEKSKPLIDDNPGVTFSTNPGTPVKAVFKGEVAGVSRLADEVIVVIRHGKYFTTYSNLTGVTVKKGDQVSQGQVLGRAGNDDEGNGGKIDFILMDESKNVNPEIWLRRK; encoded by the coding sequence ATGCAAAAGAAAATCTTTATCGGAGTCTGGATGTTATTGTTGACTGTGTCCGCTGTGGCCCAGGTGGAAAAAGAGAAGATCGAGAAGGAGAAACAGGAAATTCAGAACGAGATCAAAGAGATCGAAGGGATGTACAACAAGGTACAGGGTCAAACCCGGCAATCCATCAACCAGTTGGGGTTGATCAAACGCAAGCTCGACCTCCAGAACCGGGTATTGGGTACGATCAGCCGGGAGATCAAGTTTATCAACGACGACCTATATCTGAGCAATATTGAAATCTATCGGCTGCAGAAGCAGCTTGATACCCTAAAAGAACAATATGCCAAGAGTATCGTGTACACCTATAAGAACCGCGGTACCTTTAATTTTCTCAATTTCATTTTCTCCGCCAATGGTTTTGCCGATGCCTTGAAGCGTATCGCCTATCTGCGCAGCTACCGAACCTATCGGCAGCAACAGGTGGAGAATATCCAGGAAACTCAACGGAAGATCGAGCAACGCAAGGAGGAAATGATCGGTAAGAAAAACGAGAAGAACAAAGTACTGGATGCACAGGCCGATGAGGCCAAAAAGCTGGAAGGCACCAAACGGGAACAAAGTCTGGTGGTGAACCAACTGAAATCCAAACAAAAGGATATCGAGAAGGAACTCACGGCCAAACGCAAAAGGTTCCGTGATCTCCAGAACCAGATTGATGCGATCGTGCGAAGGGCCAAGGATGAAGCGATACGGGAAGCCAAACGAAAGGCTGCGGAAGAAGCAGCCAATAAACCCGCTGACAAGCCTAAGACTGGGAACGCGGATGTGGGGGCCGTCAACAATAAACCGACCACCGCTCCGGCGAAAACAAACTACCTGGACCTGACCGAAGCGGATGTTGCCCTGAATGATAACTTTGAACTGAATAAGGGTAAACTACCCTGGCCGGTTGTGGGGGATGTAAAACTCAAATTTGGCCGCTATGAATATTACCTCTCCGAGAAAAGCAAACCACTGATCGACGATAATCCCGGCGTTACTTTCTCCACCAATCCTGGGACTCCGGTAAAAGCGGTATTCAAAGGAGAAGTAGCGGGTGTGAGCCGTTTGGCCGATGAAGTGATCGTGGTGATCCGTCATGGAAAATATTTTACCACCTATAGCAACCTTACCGGGGTAACCGTTAAGAAAGGGGACCAGGTAAGCCAGGGACAGGTACTTGGCCGTGCAGGAAATGACGATGAAGGGAATGGCGGAAAAATCGACTTTATCCTGATGGATGAGAGTAAAAATGTGAACCCGGAAATCTGGCTCAGAAGAAAATAG
- the bshA gene encoding N-acetyl-alpha-D-glucosaminyl L-malate synthase BshA, producing MKIGIVCYPTFGGSGVLATELGKALADKGHQVHFITYQQPVRLAAFTPNIMYHEVQVPTYPLFDYPPYETALASTLVDVIKNHQLDLLHVHYAIPHAAAAYMAKQILAKEGMEIPVITTLHGTDITLVGRDKTYEPVVTFSINESDAITAVSNNLRDETYSHFKITKEIEVIYNFVDVSRFQKKPFDAFRKVIAPNGERILLHASNFRKLKRVQDVVKIFAGVQKEIPSKLLFVGDGPERMTAEELCRSLHLCDHIQFVGKQEQMEDILAIADLFLLTSEYESFGLAALEAMAAGVPVVSTNAGGLKEINIDGVTGYMGDVGDVETMSKQALSILRDDATLKGFKTRAAEHARQFDIHHIIPVYEKLYERFL from the coding sequence ATGAAGATCGGTATTGTTTGTTATCCAACGTTTGGCGGTTCCGGAGTTTTGGCCACAGAATTGGGCAAGGCCCTGGCCGATAAAGGCCACCAGGTGCACTTTATCACCTATCAACAGCCCGTACGCCTGGCTGCTTTTACTCCCAACATTATGTATCATGAGGTCCAGGTTCCTACCTACCCCTTATTTGATTACCCACCTTACGAAACGGCCCTGGCCAGTACCCTGGTGGATGTGATCAAGAATCACCAGCTCGACCTGTTGCATGTACATTATGCCATTCCCCACGCTGCGGCGGCCTATATGGCCAAACAGATACTCGCAAAAGAAGGAATGGAAATCCCGGTTATCACTACCCTTCATGGTACCGATATTACCTTGGTAGGCCGCGATAAGACCTATGAACCGGTGGTTACTTTTTCCATCAATGAAAGCGATGCCATTACCGCAGTATCCAATAACCTGCGGGATGAGACCTATAGCCATTTTAAGATCACGAAGGAGATCGAGGTTATCTACAACTTCGTAGATGTTAGCCGTTTTCAGAAAAAACCATTTGACGCCTTCCGCAAAGTGATCGCGCCCAATGGAGAACGTATTCTCCTCCATGCCTCCAACTTCCGAAAATTAAAAAGGGTACAGGATGTAGTAAAGATTTTTGCCGGCGTGCAAAAAGAGATCCCATCCAAATTGCTCTTTGTGGGTGATGGCCCTGAACGGATGACAGCGGAGGAACTGTGCCGCAGCCTGCACCTTTGTGATCATATCCAATTCGTAGGTAAACAGGAACAAATGGAAGATATTCTCGCTATTGCGGATCTCTTCCTCCTTACTTCTGAATACGAAAGCTTTGGATTGGCGGCCCTTGAAGCCATGGCAGCTGGTGTACCTGTTGTTTCCACCAATGCAGGTGGATTAAAAGAAATCAATATAGATGGCGTAACGGGATATATGGGCGATGTAGGTGATGTGGAAACCATGAGCAAACAAGCCCTGAGCATACTGAGAGACGATGCCACCTTAAAAGGATTTAAGACCCGGGCGGCAGAACATGCCAGACAGTTTGATATACATCATATCATTCCGGTGTACGAGAAACTTTACGAGCGGTTTCTTTAA
- a CDS encoding M20/M25/M40 family metallo-hydrolase, whose amino-acid sequence MRKPALLFGFSVIFISLFGQNPDSVAIRQIANEILQHGKAYSNLHFLCKKVGPRLSGSPKAEKAVQETARMLREAGADTVWLQPCMVPRWERGAKEKGIVYWGGSKKELSVCALGMSIGTPAAGLKAEVVEVANFDELKALGAEKVKGKIVFFNYPMRPELVQGGYGDAVRYRSNGPVEAAKLGAVAVMIRSVTHALDNNPHTGATRYQLGVDSIPALACSTLDAEWLHNLLAKTKKVELFVKMNCRHYPDVPSFNVIGEIRGSERPEEILTVGGHLDSWDLGEGAHDDGTGCVQSIEVIRAIKALGWKPKRTIRAVMFMNEENGLRGGQAYADFAEKNKEMHLFAAESDAGGFGVETLGLSGKPEQVAKIRTWLPLFRPYGVYDMPDGGGGADIGPLRRLGTVMCGVNPNSQRYFDHHHAPNDVFEAVNKRELELGAIAMTAIVWLVSENGL is encoded by the coding sequence ATGAGAAAACCAGCCCTTTTGTTTGGATTTTCTGTGATATTTATTTCTCTCTTTGGCCAAAACCCCGATTCTGTGGCCATTCGGCAGATTGCCAATGAGATACTTCAACATGGCAAAGCCTATTCCAATCTACATTTTCTATGTAAAAAAGTCGGTCCCCGGTTGAGTGGATCACCCAAGGCCGAAAAAGCGGTACAGGAAACAGCACGTATGTTACGCGAAGCAGGGGCCGATACAGTTTGGCTTCAACCCTGTATGGTTCCGCGATGGGAACGAGGCGCCAAAGAAAAGGGGATCGTGTATTGGGGTGGTTCGAAAAAGGAGCTTTCTGTCTGCGCCTTAGGCATGAGTATAGGAACACCCGCAGCCGGTTTAAAGGCCGAGGTAGTGGAGGTCGCAAATTTTGACGAATTAAAGGCCCTGGGGGCAGAAAAAGTAAAAGGGAAGATCGTTTTCTTTAATTATCCCATGCGCCCGGAATTGGTGCAAGGGGGGTATGGAGATGCGGTAAGGTACAGGAGCAATGGTCCCGTAGAGGCTGCTAAACTTGGCGCTGTGGCAGTCATGATCCGCAGTGTGACCCATGCGCTTGATAATAACCCGCATACCGGGGCAACACGATATCAATTGGGAGTGGATTCCATCCCCGCCCTGGCGTGCAGCACACTGGATGCGGAATGGCTGCACAACCTGCTGGCCAAAACAAAGAAGGTAGAATTATTTGTAAAAATGAATTGCCGCCATTATCCGGATGTGCCAAGCTTTAATGTGATCGGAGAAATAAGGGGAAGCGAAAGACCCGAGGAGATACTGACAGTAGGAGGTCACCTGGACAGTTGGGACCTGGGTGAAGGGGCACATGATGATGGAACCGGCTGTGTTCAAAGCATTGAAGTGATCCGTGCCATTAAGGCGCTGGGTTGGAAACCGAAACGCACCATCCGCGCTGTAATGTTTATGAATGAAGAGAATGGGTTGAGAGGCGGTCAGGCCTATGCTGATTTTGCCGAAAAAAATAAAGAAATGCACCTTTTTGCTGCCGAAAGCGATGCCGGAGGATTTGGGGTAGAGACATTGGGATTAAGCGGTAAGCCCGAACAGGTGGCAAAGATCCGGACCTGGTTACCCCTCTTCAGGCCCTATGGTGTGTATGATATGCCTGATGGTGGTGGTGGCGCAGATATTGGCCCCCTGCGCAGACTTGGCACGGTGATGTGCGGTGTTAATCCCAATAGCCAACGTTATTTTGACCACCACCATGCACCCAATGATGTATTTGAAGCAGTAAATAAAAGAGAACTGGAATTGGGAGCGATTGCGATGACAGCGATTGTTTGGCTGGTCAGCGAGAACGGGCTGTAG
- the argH gene encoding argininosuccinate lyase, translated as MKLWQKNQASLAQVEKFTVGRDKEFDLQLAPFDVLGSIAHVIMLEKVGLLQKDEMEELVSALRSIYQDIDEGNFQLDESVEDIHSQVELILTRKLGDTGKKIHSARSRNDQVLVDIKLYLRHELESLVHTIAPFFELLQTKSEAHKDDLLPGYTHLQLAMPSSFGLWFGAYAESLVDDLITLQSAYEVVNKNPLGSAAGYGSSFPINRSLTTRLLGFSDLNYNVVYAQMSRGKTERIVAQALANLADTLSKMSMDACIFLNQHFGFISFPAELTTGSSIMPHKKNPDVFELIRSHCNRIKALPNEIMMMTTNLPSGYHRDLQLLKEHLFPAFSTLRDCLQMAGLMFQHMEVKKDLLMDEKFKYLFSVEEVNKLVNQGMPFRDAYKKVGLDIENGHFTYDTHIQHTHEGSIGNLCNPEIRKQWDTVFNKFPFGEINRAEELLVKNK; from the coding sequence ATGAAACTCTGGCAAAAAAACCAAGCCTCTCTCGCCCAGGTCGAAAAGTTCACCGTCGGCCGGGATAAGGAATTTGACCTGCAACTCGCACCATTTGACGTGCTGGGTTCAATTGCCCATGTGATAATGCTGGAGAAGGTGGGATTGTTACAAAAAGATGAAATGGAGGAATTGGTGTCTGCCCTTCGATCCATTTATCAGGACATTGACGAGGGGAATTTTCAATTGGACGAAAGTGTAGAGGATATCCATTCCCAGGTCGAACTCATTTTGACCAGGAAATTGGGGGATACCGGTAAGAAAATACACAGCGCTCGCAGTCGCAATGACCAGGTGCTTGTAGATATCAAGCTATACCTGCGTCACGAACTGGAATCCCTGGTCCATACCATCGCCCCCTTTTTTGAATTACTGCAAACAAAAAGCGAAGCACATAAAGACGACCTGTTACCTGGTTACACCCATCTGCAATTGGCCATGCCTTCTTCCTTTGGATTATGGTTTGGTGCTTATGCGGAGAGCCTGGTTGATGACCTCATCACCCTTCAATCCGCTTATGAGGTGGTGAATAAAAATCCCCTGGGTTCCGCTGCCGGATATGGTTCTTCCTTCCCGATCAACCGAAGCCTGACCACCCGTTTACTTGGTTTCTCCGATCTGAATTACAATGTGGTCTATGCTCAAATGAGCCGGGGTAAAACAGAACGAATTGTTGCACAGGCGCTGGCCAACCTGGCAGATACCTTGTCGAAAATGAGTATGGATGCCTGCATTTTCCTGAATCAGCACTTTGGGTTTATTTCATTCCCCGCCGAACTTACCACAGGCAGCAGCATCATGCCGCATAAAAAAAACCCGGATGTGTTCGAACTTATCCGAAGTCATTGCAATCGGATCAAAGCGCTTCCCAACGAGATCATGATGATGACAACCAATCTGCCTTCAGGTTATCATCGCGATCTTCAATTGCTAAAAGAACATTTATTTCCGGCTTTCTCTACCTTGCGTGACTGTCTTCAAATGGCAGGGCTGATGTTCCAGCATATGGAGGTTAAAAAGGATTTGCTGATGGATGAAAAATTCAAATACCTGTTTAGCGTAGAGGAAGTAAATAAACTGGTCAACCAGGGAATGCCTTTTCGGGATGCCTACAAAAAAGTAGGACTGGATATTGAAAATGGCCATTTTACTTATGATACCCATATTCAACACACACACGAAGGCTCGATCGGTAATCTGTGTAATCCTGAAATCAGGAAACAGTGGGATACCGTTTTCAATAAATTTCCGTTTGGAGAAATTAATCGTGCCGAAGAATTGTTGGTAAAGAACAAATAA
- a CDS encoding M20 family metallo-hydrolase: protein MSKHIDTLYAEAVQLLKELIATPSFSKEEAETAGILCRYLGKKDIVHSRVGNNVFAKNKYYSDSKPTLLLNSHHDTVKPNKGYTLDPFQPIEKDGRLYGLGSNDAGGCLVSLIAAFLYFHERQDLAFNVVLAATAEEEISGTQGIEMALPHLGSIDFGIVGEPTKLDLAVAERGLLVIDCTAEGKAGHAARNEGENALYKALDDIQWIRSYRFERESDLLGPTRMTVTIIQTENQQHNVVPPVCKFVIDVRVNECYRFEEVLAILEQNLKSSFQPRSTRMKSSSIALDHPLVKAGLSLGKNHYGSPTTSDKALMPFPTLKMGPGDSARSHTADEFIYLAEIKEGIDTYIKLINTISL from the coding sequence ATGAGTAAACACATTGATACATTATACGCAGAAGCGGTCCAGTTATTAAAGGAACTGATCGCCACCCCTTCCTTTAGCAAAGAGGAAGCGGAGACTGCCGGTATTCTTTGCCGGTATCTGGGCAAAAAGGATATTGTTCATTCAAGGGTAGGGAATAATGTGTTTGCAAAAAATAAATACTACTCCGATTCCAAACCCACGCTCTTACTCAATTCCCATCACGATACGGTAAAACCAAATAAAGGATATACCCTCGACCCCTTTCAACCCATTGAAAAAGATGGCCGCTTATACGGTTTGGGGAGCAATGACGCCGGTGGTTGCCTGGTATCATTGATCGCTGCCTTTCTCTATTTTCATGAACGGCAGGATCTGGCATTCAATGTGGTGTTGGCAGCAACAGCCGAAGAGGAGATCAGTGGTACACAGGGAATCGAAATGGCCCTGCCCCACCTGGGGTCAATTGATTTTGGTATAGTTGGTGAACCTACAAAATTAGACCTGGCGGTAGCCGAGCGGGGCTTATTGGTCATTGACTGCACAGCAGAAGGAAAAGCCGGTCATGCGGCACGAAACGAAGGAGAGAACGCGCTTTATAAAGCTTTGGATGATATTCAATGGATCCGTTCCTATCGATTTGAGCGGGAAAGTGATCTTCTTGGCCCGACGCGAATGACGGTTACCATAATTCAAACAGAGAACCAGCAACACAATGTGGTACCCCCGGTGTGCAAATTTGTGATCGATGTCCGTGTCAATGAATGTTACCGTTTTGAGGAGGTCCTCGCCATCCTCGAACAGAACCTGAAAAGCAGCTTCCAACCAAGGAGCACCCGGATGAAATCATCCAGCATTGCACTCGATCATCCTCTGGTAAAAGCAGGCCTTTCCCTGGGAAAGAATCATTATGGCTCACCCACGACCTCTGATAAAGCCCTGATGCCCTTCCCTACCCTCAAGATGGGCCCTGGTGACAGTGCCCGCAGCCATACCGCTGACGAATTTATTTACCTTGCTGAAATAAAAGAAGGTATTGATACCTATATCAAACTGATCAATACCATTTCCCTATAA
- the argB gene encoding acetylglutamate kinase, with protein sequence METLYIVKIGGNIIDDEQKLTPFLREFAALDGHKILVHGGGKLATRLAEKLGVSQKMIDGRRITDKETLQIVTMVYAGLVNKTIVAELQSLQCNAIGLCGADGDSILAHKRKHPVIDFGYVGDVDVVNRQLIDGLLRQNLVIVFAPITHDQEGQLLNTNADTIAQELARAMSSDYAVHLVYSFEKSGVLLDANDDETVIPVINPSFYQQLKSEEKIFAGMIPKLDNAFSALKSGVQKVIIGKAEKLSELIKGSSGTTIQDE encoded by the coding sequence ATGGAAACGCTATACATCGTCAAGATCGGGGGGAATATCATCGATGATGAACAAAAACTGACCCCTTTCCTGCGGGAGTTTGCGGCACTCGATGGACATAAGATTCTTGTTCATGGAGGAGGCAAGCTCGCTACGCGGTTGGCGGAGAAATTGGGTGTATCCCAGAAAATGATCGATGGACGACGTATCACCGATAAAGAAACCTTGCAGATCGTCACCATGGTTTATGCCGGTCTGGTCAATAAGACGATCGTGGCCGAATTACAATCCCTTCAATGCAATGCCATCGGGCTTTGCGGGGCTGATGGTGATTCCATTCTCGCGCATAAACGTAAACATCCGGTGATTGACTTTGGCTATGTAGGGGATGTGGATGTGGTCAACCGCCAACTCATTGATGGATTGCTGCGCCAAAACCTGGTGATCGTATTTGCACCCATTACCCACGATCAGGAGGGACAATTATTAAACACAAATGCCGATACCATCGCCCAGGAGCTCGCCCGCGCCATGAGCAGCGACTATGCGGTTCACCTGGTCTATTCCTTTGAGAAAAGCGGGGTATTGCTCGACGCCAATGATGATGAAACGGTGATCCCCGTGATCAACCCGTCTTTTTATCAGCAATTAAAGTCCGAAGAAAAAATATTTGCCGGCATGATCCCCAAACTGGACAATGCCTTCTCCGCCCTGAAAAGCGGGGTGCAAAAAGTAATCATCGGCAAAGCGGAAAAATTAAGCGAACTGATCAAAGGCAGTTCCGGTACAACCATACAGGATGAGTAA
- a CDS encoding acetylornithine carbamoyltransferase, with protein MKHFISVNDVTNIDALVKKALAYKKAPFADKKLGAGKRIGCLFLNPSMRTRLSTQIAAQNLGMEPIIFNVGNEGWQLEFEEEAIMSGTTVEHVKDAAPIFGHYFDILAIRTFPTLKNKEEDYSELYIQQFIKYAGIPVVSLESATLHPLQSLTDIITMTEEMAKWKKKRKPKIVMTWAPHIKPLPQCVANSFAQWVNAWGKADFVITHPKDYELDTQFSGEAEITYQQDKALKNADFVYVKNWSTYTDYGRIYESDPKWMLTNKKLALTNQGKVMHCLPVRRNVELSDEILDGPHSLVTREASNRVWAAQAVLAEILKSAK; from the coding sequence ATGAAACACTTCATTTCTGTAAACGATGTCACCAACATCGATGCATTGGTTAAAAAGGCACTGGCCTATAAGAAGGCCCCTTTTGCCGATAAAAAACTCGGTGCGGGTAAGCGGATCGGTTGTCTTTTTCTCAATCCGAGTATGCGTACACGTTTAAGCACCCAGATCGCTGCGCAAAACCTGGGAATGGAGCCGATCATATTTAATGTCGGCAATGAAGGCTGGCAATTGGAATTTGAAGAAGAGGCCATCATGAGTGGTACCACCGTGGAGCATGTTAAAGATGCCGCGCCAATCTTTGGGCATTATTTTGATATCCTGGCCATTCGTACCTTTCCTACACTCAAAAACAAAGAAGAAGACTATAGCGAACTATATATCCAGCAGTTCATTAAATACGCCGGGATACCCGTGGTAAGCCTGGAAAGCGCGACATTACATCCTCTCCAAAGCCTGACCGATATCATTACGATGACCGAAGAAATGGCGAAATGGAAGAAAAAAAGAAAACCAAAGATCGTAATGACCTGGGCTCCCCATATCAAACCGCTTCCCCAATGCGTGGCCAATAGCTTTGCGCAGTGGGTCAATGCCTGGGGTAAGGCTGATTTTGTGATCACCCATCCAAAGGATTATGAACTCGATACCCAATTCTCCGGAGAGGCTGAGATCACGTACCAACAGGACAAAGCGCTTAAGAATGCCGATTTTGTGTATGTAAAGAACTGGAGTACCTATACTGATTATGGGCGCATTTATGAAAGCGACCCAAAATGGATGCTCACCAATAAAAAACTGGCACTTACCAATCAGGGAAAAGTGATGCACTGTCTGCCGGTCAGAAGAAATGTAGAATTGAGCGATGAAATACTCGACGGGCCACATAGTCTGGTGACCAGAGAGGCCTCGAACAGGGTATGGGCTGCACAAGCCGTATTGGCTGAGATCCTGAAAAGCGCGAAATAA
- a CDS encoding aspartate aminotransferase family protein — MNLFDVYPINDITIVKAKGSYVWDEKGEQYLDLYGGHAVISIGHTHPHWVKRIEEQLEKVAFYSNSVRIPLQKQLADKLGKVSGKEDFNLFLCNSGAEANENALKLASFHTGRKKVIAFSRSFHGRTSLAVAATDNKAIIAPVNETANVVFLPFNDIQALEDCFQEMGNEISSVIVEGIQGVGGIHVADDKFLKSIRSLCDQYGAVYIADSIQCGYGRSGKFFSHDFAGVQADIYSMAKGMGNGFPIGGILIAPKFKSKHGMLGTTFGGNHLACAAALAVLEVIEEEKLLGNAVMVGKYLREQLEELPGIVNVRGRGLIIGFDVTEDNKDLRKNLLWKQKIFTGEAKPNVIRLLPSLALKKRDAEDFIEAVKEELTLTANS, encoded by the coding sequence ATGAACTTATTCGACGTTTACCCGATCAACGACATCACCATCGTAAAAGCCAAAGGATCTTATGTTTGGGATGAAAAAGGAGAACAGTACCTGGATCTTTATGGTGGTCATGCTGTGATCAGCATTGGACATACTCACCCCCATTGGGTAAAGAGAATCGAGGAGCAGTTAGAAAAAGTGGCATTTTATTCTAATTCTGTCCGTATTCCCTTACAAAAACAACTGGCTGATAAACTGGGAAAAGTGTCCGGCAAAGAAGATTTCAACCTGTTCCTTTGTAACAGTGGCGCTGAAGCAAATGAAAATGCGTTGAAGCTCGCCTCCTTTCATACTGGCCGAAAAAAGGTCATCGCTTTTTCCCGGTCTTTTCACGGACGCACTTCCCTGGCGGTAGCGGCTACGGATAACAAAGCCATTATTGCCCCGGTAAATGAAACCGCAAATGTGGTTTTTCTTCCCTTCAACGATATCCAGGCATTGGAAGATTGTTTCCAGGAAATGGGCAATGAGATCTCCTCTGTAATTGTCGAAGGCATACAAGGGGTGGGCGGAATCCATGTTGCCGATGATAAATTCCTTAAATCGATCCGTTCCCTATGCGATCAGTACGGTGCCGTTTATATCGCCGATAGCATACAATGTGGTTATGGCCGCAGCGGGAAATTCTTTAGTCATGATTTTGCCGGTGTTCAGGCAGATATTTATTCCATGGCCAAGGGTATGGGAAATGGGTTTCCCATTGGTGGGATCCTGATCGCTCCGAAATTCAAATCCAAACATGGCATGCTGGGCACCACCTTTGGAGGTAACCACCTGGCCTGCGCTGCCGCTCTGGCCGTGTTGGAAGTAATAGAAGAAGAGAAATTACTCGGCAATGCCGTGATGGTTGGAAAATACCTGCGTGAACAGTTGGAAGAACTTCCCGGGATAGTCAATGTCCGTGGCCGTGGTCTCATTATCGGTTTTGACGTGACTGAGGACAACAAGGACCTGCGGAAGAATCTTCTTTGGAAACAAAAGATTTTTACCGGTGAAGCCAAACCCAATGTCATCCGGCTCCTTCCCTCTCTCGCCCTCAAAAAGCGCGATGCGGAAGACTTTATTGAAGCCGTGAAAGAAGAACTGACCCTAACAGCTAATAGCTAA
- a CDS encoding N-acetyl-gamma-glutamyl-phosphate reductase — translation MNSIKVGIIGGAGYTGGELIRILLRHPSVELTFIHSRSNAGKPLYSIHPDLLGDSDLVFAADLNFDIDVLFLCLGHGESTRFLAENKIPASIRIIDLANDFRLAKDAQRDDRLFVYGLPELNRESIRKANHIANPGCFATAIQLGLLPLAAHGLLGEVFTTGITGSTGAGQSLSATSHFSWRANNIQAYKTLTHQHLGEITESLHKAGAAEPNIHFVPWRGDFTRGIFISSQVRCIKSLTELEDIYRNFYQQHPFTHLTTEPVFLKQVVNTNKCIIQLEKQGDILVVHSVIDNLIKGASGQAVQNMNIMSGLNEEEGLDLKAGYF, via the coding sequence TTGGTATCATCGGAGGTGCGGGCTATACCGGAGGTGAATTAATTCGTATACTACTACGTCACCCGTCGGTTGAACTCACATTTATCCATAGCCGCAGCAATGCCGGCAAACCCCTGTACAGCATTCACCCTGATCTGTTGGGGGATTCAGATCTCGTGTTTGCCGCTGACCTGAACTTTGATATTGATGTGCTCTTTCTTTGTCTCGGTCATGGAGAATCCACCCGTTTCCTTGCCGAAAATAAAATACCTGCATCGATACGCATCATTGACCTGGCCAATGATTTCCGGCTGGCGAAAGACGCGCAAAGAGATGACCGCCTTTTTGTGTATGGGCTGCCGGAACTGAACCGCGAATCCATCCGGAAGGCCAATCATATTGCCAATCCCGGTTGCTTTGCCACGGCCATCCAGCTCGGGTTGCTTCCCCTGGCCGCCCACGGATTACTTGGAGAAGTTTTCACAACAGGAATCACCGGGTCTACCGGTGCCGGGCAATCTTTATCGGCTACCTCCCACTTTAGTTGGCGAGCCAATAATATCCAGGCATATAAAACACTAACCCACCAACACCTGGGCGAAATAACAGAGTCGCTGCATAAAGCAGGGGCTGCAGAACCAAATATTCATTTTGTACCCTGGCGGGGTGATTTTACCAGAGGGATATTCATCAGTTCCCAGGTACGCTGTATCAAATCGCTGACGGAACTGGAGGATATTTACCGTAATTTCTATCAGCAACATCCCTTTACCCATCTCACTACCGAACCCGTCTTTTTGAAACAGGTAGTGAATACCAATAAGTGCATCATCCAGCTCGAAAAACAAGGTGATATATTGGTGGTACATTCGGTAATTGACAACCTTATTAAGGGCGCCAGTGGTCAGGCCGTACAGAACATGAATATAATGTCAGGCTTGAATGAAGAAGAAGGATTGGATCTGAAAGCCGGATATTTTTAA